Proteins encoded within one genomic window of Lysinibacillus sphaericus:
- the rpsT gene encoding 30S ribosomal protein S20 has protein sequence MPNIKSAIKRVKVNEKANVANSQAKSAMRTTVKKAENAVAANAENAQELLQAAYKSLDKAASKGLIHKNAAARKKSRLAKKA, from the coding sequence ATGCCAAACATTAAATCTGCGATTAAACGCGTAAAAGTTAACGAAAAAGCAAACGTTGCTAACTCTCAAGCTAAATCTGCAATGCGTACTACAGTGAAAAAAGCTGAAAACGCTGTTGCTGCTAACGCTGAAAACGCACAAGAACTTTTACAAGCAGCTTACAAATCTTTAGATAAAGCAGCTTCAAAAGGACTTATCCACAAAAACGCGGCGGCTCGTAAAAAGTCTCGCCTAGCTAAAAAAGCGTAA
- a CDS encoding acyltransferase: MHTRIQYMDSLRAIAILGVLLLHAATPYVVLYDKITLFDWQTGIVYNALSRWCVPIFLMISGALLLGRKEESLRTFFKKRANKILLPFIAWSIIYYAWATYMWNPGYSLKEFLIMFFNNQIYYHLWYFYALIGIYLLAPVFNIFVNHASKQMIGYVVVLWILFYGGFRYYSYIVSNEFTLFFPLSEYIGFFILGYYLATFELSKKWRVGIYMLGIVGALETILRTNVLTEQQGQFTSYAFSYSSPNVIAMSIALFVFVKYWVNRKVASGSYETSRIVKLVGQTSFGVYLVHAMILDKVRPYFFDENELFVKPLFAIPLQVLIILVLSTIVVWIMQKIPYLKRVI, encoded by the coding sequence GTGCATACACGAATTCAGTACATGGACAGCCTTAGAGCCATTGCAATTCTAGGCGTATTACTTTTACATGCTGCGACTCCTTATGTCGTGCTTTATGACAAAATTACTTTATTTGACTGGCAAACAGGCATTGTTTATAATGCATTATCGCGCTGGTGTGTGCCCATTTTTTTAATGATTAGTGGGGCACTGTTACTTGGGCGGAAAGAAGAATCGCTGCGTACTTTTTTTAAAAAACGTGCGAATAAAATTTTACTACCTTTTATTGCTTGGTCAATAATCTATTATGCGTGGGCAACGTATATGTGGAATCCTGGGTATTCTTTGAAAGAGTTTCTAATCATGTTTTTTAATAATCAGATATACTATCATTTGTGGTATTTTTATGCGCTTATCGGTATTTATTTACTAGCGCCCGTCTTTAATATTTTCGTTAATCATGCCTCGAAACAAATGATAGGCTATGTGGTTGTTCTCTGGATATTATTTTATGGGGGTTTCCGTTATTATTCATATATTGTGAGTAATGAATTTACATTATTTTTCCCTTTAAGTGAGTATATCGGTTTCTTTATATTGGGCTACTATTTAGCGACATTTGAACTATCGAAAAAATGGCGTGTGGGCATTTACATGCTAGGGATAGTTGGAGCACTTGAAACAATTCTACGTACAAATGTTTTAACAGAGCAGCAAGGACAATTTACAAGCTATGCTTTTTCCTATTCTAGTCCAAATGTTATTGCGATGAGTATCGCTCTCTTTGTTTTTGTGAAATATTGGGTCAATCGTAAAGTGGCAAGTGGAAGCTATGAGACAAGTAGAATTGTTAAGTTAGTTGGGCAAACAAGTTTTGGTGTGTACTTAGTACATGCAATGATCTTAGATAAAGTCCGCCCGTACTTTTTTGATGAAAATGAGCTTTTTGTCAAACCGCTATTTGCTATTCCATTACAAGTACTCATTATTTTAGTGCTTTCCACAATAGTTGTGTGGATTATGCAGAAAATACCATATCTAAAAAGAGTGATTTAG
- the gpr gene encoding GPR endopeptidase, whose product MQNLNWQRTDLIDESEEVVLHQTKEQKETLEQSSGVQIEDRTAGRVKITDVQVNAEGKKQIGKKEGKYITLSVPTLTLEDEDGFEQLEKALLANFKTLHESISWQKDDKILIIGLGNRTITPDAIGPYVIDHLHSLDKIDDKFVMYAPGVTGQTGYETGEFVAALAERLQPKLIIVVDALATRASDRLCKTIQLTDTGIHPGSGVGNQRKEISLEMLGIPVTAIGIPTVVDAPVLIADAVEVMLRTIAARVAERGKPSSKLSLSSWRPDINKELDMSLVTPIFGEWATWSKEERQQLFEETFAASHAQLMVTPKEADYWIDRYATLISTMLTKWANEL is encoded by the coding sequence ATGCAAAATTTAAATTGGCAACGGACTGATTTAATTGATGAATCTGAAGAGGTCGTTTTACATCAAACGAAGGAACAAAAAGAAACACTTGAACAATCATCTGGGGTTCAAATCGAAGACCGCACTGCAGGACGCGTGAAAATAACCGATGTCCAAGTGAACGCAGAAGGCAAGAAACAAATAGGCAAAAAAGAAGGGAAATATATAACCCTTTCTGTACCAACGCTTACATTAGAAGATGAGGATGGATTTGAACAACTTGAAAAAGCCTTGCTAGCAAACTTTAAAACGTTACATGAATCAATTTCTTGGCAGAAGGATGACAAAATATTAATTATAGGGCTTGGCAATCGAACGATAACACCGGATGCCATAGGACCATATGTTATCGATCACTTGCATAGTCTAGATAAAATCGATGACAAATTTGTCATGTATGCACCAGGTGTGACAGGGCAAACAGGCTATGAAACAGGTGAATTTGTAGCAGCATTAGCTGAGCGTCTACAACCAAAACTCATCATCGTCGTAGATGCCCTTGCAACAAGAGCAAGCGACCGCTTATGTAAAACCATCCAACTTACCGATACAGGGATTCACCCAGGTTCAGGTGTCGGCAATCAACGCAAGGAAATTTCCTTAGAAATGCTTGGTATCCCTGTCACGGCTATTGGGATTCCAACAGTTGTTGATGCACCTGTGCTAATTGCTGACGCTGTAGAGGTGATGTTACGCACGATTGCAGCGCGAGTTGCAGAGAGAGGAAAACCTTCGTCTAAATTATCATTATCTTCATGGCGTCCAGATATTAATAAAGAACTTGATATGTCTCTCGTTACACCCATTTTCGGTGAATGGGCAACATGGTCAAAAGAGGAGCGTCAACAGCTTTTTGAAGAGACTTTTGCTGCTTCACATGCACAGTTAATGGTCACACCGAAAGAAGCCGATTATTGGATAGATCGCTATGCAACACTCATTTCAACTATGCTTACAAAATGGGCAAACGAGCTATAA